One window from the genome of Oryza glaberrima chromosome 3, OglaRS2, whole genome shotgun sequence encodes:
- the LOC127765530 gene encoding uncharacterized protein LOC127765530 translates to MEGLTSSEIAGFGVGALLVCATIAAQRVDGFIASSQRTSLGMCKKCGDLRIVACSQCKGVGSVRKGGLFTFGMLDDIYESLGAETKTSNLVPCTNCRSKGRLLCPECSKIR, encoded by the exons ATGGAGGGGCTGACGTCCAGCGAGATCGCCGGCTTCGGGGTGGGAGCCCTGCTGGTGtgcgccaccatcgccgcccaGAGAGTCGACGGCTTCATCGCCTCCTCGCAGAGAAC GTCATTGGGCATGTGCAAGAAGTGCGGTGATCTTCGTATTGTGGCTTGCTCACAATGCAAAGGAGTAGGTTCTGTTAGGAAAGGAGGACTATTCACATTTGGCATGCTAGATGATATTTATGAATCACTTGGAGCTGAAACAAAGACAAGTAACTTGGTTCCTTGCACAAATTGCCGTTCTAAAGGCCGCCTCTTGTGTCCAGAGTGCTCCAAGATCAGGTGA
- the LOC127765905 gene encoding uncharacterized protein LOC127765905, whose product MVVPIANLSAVVAGAAHAAQAFAVEMLPAAVTREAVGASMAWLLRHLWAWLVAARGVAVENLPVAAAVAKGAAGSAMEASAPWLQMAAEFLHGLYGWMLAAVAVAVESLPGVAKSTVEASQPWLGSAAELLQVIYGWLVAAIAVAVENLPGVAKSTVEYTVEASQPWLAVAAKLLQGLYGWLVTVSAVAVEMLPDAAKNAAGSAAEASQPWLAMASKLLEAHDLCGLLVTAGDKVVENLPEAAAAMGGGAHCSADATPVPTHGHGGVAVYALLAVTLLAVAFLGGAVCALTCRTMKGPGLGGARVPRAVFRASPRRYYAAVRTARKARRSASGIGWKNLVAAMSLAVAACIVYLGAKMLH is encoded by the coding sequence ATGGTCGTCCCCATCGCCAACCTctcggccgtcgtcgccggcgcggcgcacgcggcCCAGGCCTTCGCCGTGGAGATGCTCCCGGCGGCCGTGACAAGGGAGGCCGTGGGTGCCTCAATGGCGTGGCTGCTGCGCCACCTCTGGGCCTGGCTCGTCGCCGCGAGAGGCGTGGCCGTGGAGAatctccccgtcgccgccgcggttgCCAAGGGAGCGGCGGGGTCCGCGATGGAAGCCTCCGCGCCATGGCTGCAAATGGCGGCGGAGTTCTTGCACGGCCTATATGGGTGGATGCTCgcggcggtcgccgtcgccgtcgagagCCTTCCCGGCGTGGCCAAGAGCACGGTGGAAGCCTCGCAGCCATGGCTGGGATCGGCGGCGGAGCTCCTGCAGGTAATTTACGGGTGGCTGGTTGCGGCCATTGCGGTCGCCGTCGAGAATCTCCCCGGCGTGGCGAAGAGCACGGTGGAGTACACGGTAGAAGCCTCGCAACCGTGgctggcagtggcggcgaagctCCTGCAGGGACTCTACGGGTGGCTGGTCACGGTGAGCGCTGTGGCTGTCGAGATGCTCCCGGACGCGGCCAAGAAcgcggcggggtcggcggccGAGGCGTCGCAGCCGTGGCTGGCAATGGCGTCGAAGCTCCTGGAGGCGCACGACCTCTGCGGACTGCTGGTCACGGCCGGAGACAAGGTCGTCGAGAATCTcccggaagccgccgccgccatgggaggAGGAGCGCATTGCTCGGCGGATGCCACGCCCGTGCCTACGCATGgccacggcggcgtcgcggtgTATGCGCTCCTGGCGGTCACGCTCCTCGCCGTGGCGttcctcggcggcgccgtgtGCGCCCTCACCTGCCGGACGATGAAGGGCCCAGGGCTCGGCGGTGCGCGCGTCCCCCGCGCCGTGTTCAGGGCCAGCCCGAGGCGCTACTACGCCGCCGTCCGGACGGCGCGGAAGGCTCGCCGCAGCGCCTCGGGGATCGGGTGGAAGAACCTGGTCGCCGCCAtgtcgctcgccgtcgctgctTGCATTGTCTATCTGGGTGCCAAGATGTTGCACTGA